Within the Streptomyces sp. R41 genome, the region GGCGCGTTCTCACGTACGGTGCACGGGTCGGTAGTGGCGTCGGGTGGGAGGGCAGTGACGATGAACAGGTTCGAGAGGTGGACGCGAACCGTTGTCTCCCGGATACAGGGGAAGGAACGGGACGCGGGGGCCGGGTTCGTGGAGTATGCGGGCCTGATGATCATCATTGCGGGGATCTTCACGCTGATCGACCAGTTGGGGCTGGACGGACTGATCTCCGGTGCGATCGGCGACGCGGTCGACCGGGTGATCGGTGGAGGCGGCTGACCACCCATCTCTCGAGCGACGACCGAGGGCAGACTCTCCCGATCTACATCTGGCTGACGGGGATTCTGCTCTTCGCCGCGTTCGCCTTCTTCGCATTCGCCCAAGCAGCGTCCGCCCGCAATGGAGCTCAATCTGCGGCGGACGCTGCGGCGTTGGCGGCGGCGCAGGATGCCCGTGATGAGCTGATGGAGGGTCTGGCGGGGGCCATCGGCAACGACGACCAATGGTTGGACTGGCTCGACGGCGACCTGTTCAAGGGCGCGGGAGCCACGGCTGCCGCCGAGCTGTTGGCCGCTGAGAACGACTCGACTGTGCAGGGCGGCGCCCAGCCCACCACCGTGAACGGATTTCCGGGCTACCGAGTAGCTATCGAGACCCAATACACAGTTGGGGACTCGATCATCCCGGGCACGGAGACCAAGCACGCCAAGGCCCATGCCACGGCGGTCATCGAGCCGCGCTGCACCTTCGCCCAGGACGCGGATCCCAAGAAGCTCGTCGAGCTGGACTGCGGTGGCGACCCCGTGGACATCGATCCCGAAGATTTCAATTCGGACGACCTCCCCGACGCGTCCGTGCTGTTCTCTGTGCATCTGGCCGAATGAGAGGAAGCCGTACCGATGGATCTCCGGCACACCATGAAGGGCCGCAGGGCAATGACCGCGGTGGCGATCACGACTGGGTTGCTCCTCACGGTGGCCGGTTGCGGCGGGGGCGGTGGAGACGGCAAATCAAAGGATGACTCTGCCGCTTCCTCTTCCAAGTCCAGCGAGAGCGACAACGGGAGTCAGTCGCAGACACCGTCTGCCGACAAGGTGCTGGCGACGGCGAAGGACGGAGACATCACCGTCACGATCACTTCGGCCCAGCGTGACCAGGGCGGCTTCGTCACCGTGTCAGGTCAGGTGACGAACGGCGGAAGCAGCTCCTGGCTGGGAGCCGACTGGCAAAGCAACGAGACGGAGTTGGCAGGCAACGGCGGCTCGTTGTCGGGCGCCAGCCTGGTGGACGAGAAGGGCAAGAAGAAGTACCTCGTGCTGAGGGACACCTCCGGCCGCTGTCTCTGCACGAAGTTCTCGCGGGTGCGGCCAGGTGGCTCGGCATCTTGGTTCGCCCAGTTCCCGGCCCCACCCGAAGGAACGACCGCCGTCAACTTCCAAGTGGGCTCATTGCCTCCCACCGCCATCAATCTCACCGAGGGCGAGTAGCCATGGCCCTCACCCCGCGTGCCACCAACACCTTCGCGGCCTTGGCCGTATTGGCCACCCTGAGCCTCACCGGAGGCCCGGCGCACGCCGACGACGATCCCAGCGCTCCACCAGGCAGCGTCACCACCTCCCCACCCCCGAAGGTGGACGCCAACAGCCCCGGTCTCAAGCTCGCCGACGGTGCCACCCTCGCGCCCGCCAAGGTCCTGGACATCAAGTCCGTCGTGGAGGATCTCGGCGGCGAGGAGCGCCGCGAGGACACCAACTCGGACGTGACGTTCGCGCTGCAGGCGGAGGTGCTGTTCCCCAAGGACAGCTCGAAACTGAACCCGGACGCCCGTTCCCGTATCCAGGCGATCGCGGACGAGATCAAGGCCCAGAACGCGACGACGGTCCGAGTCTTCGGCTTCACCGACAACCTCGGTTCGTACGCCCACGGCCTGACCCTCTCCAAGAAGCGCGCGGAAGCGGTCCACGACCAACTGGCCGCCGCCCTCGGCTCGACGGACATCACCTTCGAGGTCCGCGGCTACAGCGAGGACTACCCCATCGCCGACAACACCTCGGAACAGGGCCGCCGCAAGAACCGCCGCGTCGAGGTGACGTTCCCGAGAGGGGCGACGTCAACGTCCAACGCGAGCTGAGGAGGGCAGAGGACGCCGTCGCGATACGGGCGCCTCGGCCGCACGGCATCCCAGGACCCGTGGGGTCAGACGCCCTCCCGCGCCGAGCACACGCTGCCGAGCCGCGACACCCGCCAGCCGTCCCCCAGGACCCCGCCCCCGGCGGCGAGCAGCGCCCCCGAATGCGCCCGTACAGCCTCCGTCAGGGCCGCCCCGCGCAGCGCGGGGTCCGCGCAGAGGGCCTGGGCGAGGGCCGTCACCGCGGTCTCGGCCCGCCGTACCGCGCACACCTGCGGATGTACGGCCCACACCTCGCGGCCGTGCGCCGCCCCGGCCAGAGCGGCGAAGGAAACCAGGCCGCAGTCCACCGGGGTGAGCACCGGGCCGGTGCCCCGTACGAACCGTCCGAACCGTTCCTGCGGAGCCAGTACGGCCAGCACGCCCCCCGACCGCGGCACGAGCCCGGCCGCCGCGGCCACCGTCCCGACCCCGTGCGCGAGCGCAACCCAGTCCGGCCCCTCGTCATGCGCCACCGCGAGCGCCTCCGCCCTCAGCGCCACCGCTCCCTCGACGATCGTGCGGGCCAGTGCGTCCTCGCCGGGTGCCCAGCTCAGCGCGGGGGTCCCGGCCCGTACAAACGGCAGCAGGCAGGGCAGTCCGGCGGCCCGGTACACGGACAGAGCCCGGCGAGCGGTGTCCGCGTCGCTGTGGCCGACGACCGCCGTGTAACCGGCTTCGGCGACGGCATCCGCGACCCCCGGGGTCTCGTCGTGCACGTGCCACTCGGCGGCGTCCGGACACGCGGACCGCGCCCGGTCGACCCGTCCGAGGAGGACCGTGCCCCAGACCGTGCGCGGCCCGGTCAGCGGGGCGACGACGGCGATGCTCGGCCGCGGCACCGGATCAGCCCCAGATGAACGAGTCGTTGCCGTCGGCCGAGACCACGACCTGCGGTTCGGCGTCGGCCGTCGAGGCCGTCCCGCCGAGGACGAGGGCCGCGGCGAGCGCGGCGAACACTCCCCGGAGCAGGTGCGTACGGCGCGAGGACGCGGCAGCGGACGGGGCGGAAGGCGTGGCGGAAGATACGGATTCGGACATGGGAGTCCCCCTGGAAGTGGTCGATCGGTGTGTGACCAGCATGTTCCGGTGAGGTCATCAGCGGCTACGGGCAAGGGAGTTCCGGGACCGGACATGGCCAGGGGCGGACGCCTTCCGCATGCCCTGGTGTCCGCATTTCAGACGGCACTGTCCACGGAACGGGACAGTTCCTAAGATCCTTTGACGCGAGGGCCGCAGGGAGCGCGGCCCACGGAATGGGGGGCGGACAGGGGTGGACGCACGAGCAAGGGCCCAGGAGCTCTATCGGATCGCCCTCGACGATGCCTCCTGGCACCCCGAGCTGCTCACCGAGGACCGCGGCTGGAACGGTACGGAGTTCGCCGAGGCGCTCCAACTGCTCGGCCGACTCGGCCTGTTCGTGCCGTCGCCCGACACCTCCAACGGCTGGACGGCGCTCTCCCCCGACACCGCCCTGCGTAATCTGCTCCTCGAGGAGGAGCAGCACACGGGCGCGCTGCTCACCGCCGTCCAGCAGACGCGATCCGCGCTCGCGCAGGTCGTGGCGGACTTCCAGCCCGTGCACGCCCGCGAGCTCTCCTCCATACAGATGGAGGTGGTCACGGGCGCGGCCAATGTGTCGGCGGCCCTGGAGGACGCCTCGCAGCGCGTCGAGGAGGAGGTCCTGTCGCTGCATCCGGGCCGTGCGCTGCCCGCCGGGATGATCGAGGCGGGCTTCGAACGAGACCGGCTCGCACTGGGCCGCGGCGTACGCATTCGTACGATCCATCTCGGCTCGGCGGCCGCCGTACCGCACATGGCCGCCTATCTGCGCCGCCTCGGCGGCGCGGGCGCCCAGGTGCGCACCACGCACACGCTGCCGCTGCGCCTGATCGTGGTGGACCGCTCGCTGGCGATCGTGCCGGCTCCGCAGCCGGCGGACGGGGAGATCGCCGCGGTGGTGCTGCGCAGCGAGACGCTGGTCGACGTGTTCAGAGGGGTCTTCGAGCACTGCTGGGCGGGTGCGAGCGTGCTGACGGACACGGCCGCCGGAGTCGAACCCGGCGACGGCGACGGCGACTGGCGGCCCACCGGCCGTCACCGCGAGCTGGTGCGGATGCTCGCCGGGGGACTGACCGACGAGGCGATGGCCCGCAAGCTCGCGGTCTCCGAGCGTACGGTTCGCCGCCTCGTCTCCGAGCTGACCGAGAGGCTAGGCGCGGCCAGCCGCTTCCAGGCCGGTGTCTGCGCCGTCCGGCTCGGCTGGCTCGACGACTGACCCCGCCGGCTTCGCCCGGTCCACCGCTGCCTCCCGCTGCTGCGGTACGGCCGCGGTCCGCCCCCACGCCGTCCCCGCGAGGACGAGCAGCGCGCCCACGAGTCCGACCCATCCCGGCCGGTCCCCCGCGAGTGCGATGCCGACCACCGCGGCCCATACCGGCTCCGTGCCGAGCAGCAGACTGACCCGCGAGGGAGACGTCCTGCGCACCGCCCACATCTGCACGAAGAACGCGAACAGCGTGCAGAACGCCGACAGGTACAGCAGCCCCAGCCAGTCCCCGGTCCCGAAGTCCGCCGCGGCCGCCCACGGCGTGCCCCCGGTCCCCGGTGCCGCCAAGAGCAGCGCGAACACCGCGACGGCGCTGCCCAGTTGGACCGTGGTCATCGACAGGGCGTCCGCGGCCTGCACCGACTCCATTCGCGACATCGCGAGGACGTGGACGGTACGGGCGACGGCCGCGCCCAGCATCAGCAGATCGCCGAGCGACGGCTCGCTGAAGCCGGCGCCTTGTGTCAGGAGCAGCACGCCGAGCACCGAGAGCCCCGCCGCGGTGACGAACGACCGGGACAGCTTCGTCCCCCGCATCCGGCTCTCGGCGATCGGCGTGAAGATCATGGTGAGGCTGATGATGAGCCCGGCGTTGGTGGCCGAGGTGTGCACGACACCGTACGTCTCGAGCAGGAAGATCCCGGCCAGGATCAGCCCGAGGACGCCGGCCCCGCGTATCTGCGCGTTGCTCAGCGCCCGCAGCTTCCGCCACCCGGCGACGACCAGCACAGGCAGCACCACGGCGAACCGCAGCACGAGCACCGCCAGCACGGTCTGCGTCGTGGTGACGCCCTTGGCGGCGAGGTAGCTGGAGCCCCACACCACTGCGACCAGCAGGACGGGCAGATCGGTCAGCCAGGCACGGCGGGCCGCGGTGGCGCTCATCGGGAACTCCTCAACAGGCTCGGTCGGAACGGATGCGGCTCAGCGTGCGGTGTAGGCGATGACCAGTACGTCGCGATGGGCGGCGAGTTCGGGGTCCACCGGCTGCACCGGGGTCACCGAGTGCAGAGTGCGGCGGTCGTCGCCGAGCAGCAGGTCCCCCGGCTCGGACAGCGTAGTGGTGAGCAGATGCTCGCCCTCGTCGGTGTAGACGCCGCTCTCGCCGCCGGTGACGTTGGCGCGGCCGATCATCAGCGAGGTGATGAACGTGACCCCGTCGCGGTGCCTGCCTTCCGGCGCGGGCTGGCCCTTCTGGTCGGCGGATGCACTGATGCGGTACGGGTGGAGCTTCACGTTCCACGACCTCGTACCGTCGACTGCGCTGAAGATCCGGCCAAGTTCGACGAGCACGGAGCGCAGCAGCGGGTCGCCCGCGAAGGAGTCGGTCAGCGGGTCGAAGACGCGCTCGATGCCGCCGTTGAGCGGGTTGATGTCGGATTCCTGACGGTACGGAGCGTGCGGCAGGAGCGTGAGCTCGTCGGCGGCCGGGTCGAGCTCGAACTGGCCGTACCGCCGGAAGCGGTAGGTGCCGCCGTCGGCCATGTACGTGTCGAGGGTGAGCTCGTCCCAGTGCGCGGCGAACCGCGCCCAGTCGGCGGTGTCGACGCCGACGAGGGCGGACAGCGCTGCGGCGGGCATGAGGTGTCCGCCGGGCCCGGCGAGGGCGTTGACGGCGTCGACGGCGACGGGGTGGGCAACGGCAGTGGTCATGGAAGTGCTCCGTACGTATCAGTGGTTCGGTGTTCGGTGGTCCGAGAAGTTCGGGCGTCGACGGATCAGGGGATCAGCGGATCAGGCCGCGGCGAGCAGCGCCCCGGTCCGGTCGAACGGTGCCGACTCGGCGTTGATCGCGTGCTCCTCCCAGGCCTCCCGGTCGCGCAGATAGAGCGGCCGTCCTGCGGTGATGGAGCGCGTGTCGGCGCCGCCGGTGCGCAGTCGCCAGGTCACGGACCCGGTGGTACGGGACGCGCAGGCGTCGATGAACGCCTGGACGGTGAGCCGCAGTTCACCGAACCAGCGGCCCTCGAGGGCCTCGCGTGTCCACACCTGCTCCAAGTGCCTTTTCTCCCGGATGAGTTCGGCATCCAGGCAGGCGCTCTCGACGTGCCGGTAGCTGCTGAGCAGCAGCCAGGCGGCGGGCATCTCGCGGATCTCCAGGACCTTCTCGCCGTGGTCGAGGTGCTCGAGCCCGGAGTAGCGGCCCAGTCCGTACGCGCCGACCCGCCGGTTGAGCCGGTCGACGAGGTCGGTCAGCGGCAGCGGCTCGCCGTCGAGGGCGACGGGCAGCCCTTGCGCGAACATGACCGTGAGGTCGTCGGTCTCGCCGAGTGCGGCGGTCGGCCGGCTCCAGGCATACATCTCGTTGGGGACCTCGTGCAGTTCGGGGTCGTCGAGGATGCCCGACTCGAACTCGCGGCACCACAGGTTGGAGTCACCGCTGACGATCCGCCCGGCGAGCAGATCGATGCCGGCGGCCCGCAGCTCGACGAGCTTGTCGTCGCGGGTGACGGGGTCCAGGTCGTACGGGCTGCCGAACGCGCCCTCGTAACCGAGCAGCCGCAGCGCCCCGTTGAGCCGGCGCAGGGTGTTCTGCGAGCGGTTGGCGGTGTGCAGCACGGCCTGGGCGTCGAGACCCCGGGCCAGCTCGACCGCGCTGTGGGCGATCAGCGGGCGGCTCAGCGTGGAGCTGACCGGGTGGATGCCGAGATAAACGGCCTGGGCGGCGATCGCCGGGGCGACGTACCGCGCGGCGAACTCCTCGCGCCGGTCGAGAATGTGGATCGTCGCCCCGAGCGCCTCGGCGACCTGACGCTTGTAAGCACTGGACTCGTCCTCGCCGATGTCGACGCTCACGGCGTGCACCTCGCGCACGCCCATCCGGCGCAGCCGCAACAGCAGGTACGAGCTGTCCAGGCCGCCACTGAACAGGGTCACGACGGGACGGTCGGGGTCGAGCTCTTCGAGCTGCGAGAAGGAACGTATGAGCGGGGGACGCATGGCCTCTCCAACCTCTGCACTGGTCACGGAGGAGGAGACTTCCGTGCGCGACGACCCCGGACAATGGATTCCGGGCGGCCGCGCCCGGCCATGGCCGGACCCGGAAAGCCCGCCGACGCCCATGTCGCGCCATCACGTGGGGGATCTCCTGAACACCCGCGCTGGGACACCGAGGAGTGGCAGGACATCGACGCCTGGGCGCGCTCCTGCGCCGAGCTGTTTTGGCGGTCATACGGACAGGACCCAGGAGAGTCGGGTATCCCCTTTCTCGCGGACACACTGCGGCGCTTCGCGGAAGCCTTCGCACCGGAGCCCTTCGACACGCGCGTATTGCTGCGTATGTGGGAACCGACGAGCATGCCTCTACAGGTCTTCACCGTGGTCAGGCCCGCACAGGGGGACCGCGAGGAGATGGTGCGGTTCCTCGTCGGGGCGGAAGACCAGGACGCCATTGAGCCGCCAGTGGTCGAGTCCTTCCACGCGGAACTGCTCGGCGCGGGGTTGAGGGCATTCCGCTATCTGCGGCAGGAAGACACCCCAGAAGTGCTTGCCGCACTCCGCTCCGCCTGGCGCGAGAAGGAAGTTGGCGCCGGCGTGGTGCTGTGGACCGCCACGCCGTGCGGGACAGGGAGCGACACGGCCCGTCGCATCCTGGGCCGCCGGCTGGGCCTCCTGACACGATGCCCTCGGAATGGCCCGTAAACGACGTCGGCGAGGTCCGTGGTGCGAAAGATCATCCTGATGATGTCGGTGTCCCTCGACGGGTTCATCGAGGGGCCGAACCGTGAGATCGACTGGCACGTGGTCGACGCCGAGTTGCACCGGCACTTCAACAGGGAGATCCGGGAGTTCGGTGCCCTGCTGAGCGGGCGGGTGACGTACGAGCTGATGGCCGGGTTCTGGCCGACGGCCGACAAGGACCCGGAGAGTACGCCCGAGGTGGTCGAGTTCGCCGGGATCTGGCGGAACATGCCCAAGGTGGTGTTCTCGCGGACGCTGCAGCGCGGCGAGGGGCACACCACCATCGTGCGGGAGGTCGTGCCCGAGGAGATCCGGGCGCTCAAGGAGCAGCCGGGCGGGAATCTCGGGCTCGGCGGGGCCGATCTCGCAGCCGCGTTCATGCGGCACGACCTCGTGGACGAATTCTGGGTGTACGTCCATCCGGTGCTGATCGGGCGCGGAAAGCCGCTGTTCCCGGAGGCGGACGCCCTGACCCGGCTTCGGCTCATCGAGGCGCGGGTCTTCGGCAACGGTGTCGTACAGCTGAGGTACGAGCGTGCCAACGCCGCCGAATCGTAAAAAAGTTGTCCCGCGGGTGGGCCCCGGGTAGGAAGAGCGCATGACTGGACTCGGCGCTGTGTTCCGACCCCAACTTCCTCCCGAGCGGCTCCGTGCCATGGCCCGCGTCGCGGACGACGCGGGCCTTGAGGAGCTGTGGCTGTGGGAGGACTGCTTCCTCGAAGGAGGGATCTCCGCCGCCGCGGCCGCCCTCGCCTGGACCGAACGAGTGCGCGTCGGGGTGGGACTGCTCCCCGTCCCGCTGCGGAACGTCGCCGTCACCGCGATGGAGACCGCCACGCTGCACCGGCTGTTCCCGGGGCGCGCCATCGTGGGCGTCGGCCACGGCGTACAGGACTGGATGGGGCAGGTCGGGGCGCGGGCCGAGTCGCCCGTGACGCTGCTGCGCGAGTACCTCGACGCGCTGCGGGCGCTGCTGCGGGGGGAGCGGGTCACCACCGACGGGCGGTACGTGAAGCTCGACGGCGTCGCCCTCGACTGGCCGCCCACCGGGGCGCCCGAGGTCCTCGCCGGCGCCACCGGGCCCCGTACGCTCCGGCTCTCCGGCGAGGCCGCCGACGGCACCATCCTCACCGCCTCCACCACGCCCGAAGGGGTACGGCGGGCACGCCAACTCATCGACGAGGGGCGGCAGTCGGCCGGTCGGACCGACGATCACCGGGTCGTCGTCTACCTCCACACCGCCACCGGGCCCGACGCCGCCGCCCGGCTGCGCGCCGAGATCGAGGCCAACGGGGAGGATCCGGTCCCGGAACACGGAGCCGCCGGTGACGCGGGCGCCGTCGCCAAAGCCGTCCAGCGCCTCGTGGACGCCGGCGCCGACACCGTCATCCTCCAGCCCACCGCCGACGAACCGGATCCCGAAGGGTTCGTACGGTTCGTGGCTCAGGAAGTGCGCCCGCTGATCCCCTGATCCCTGGCGCGGCGGTGAGTGTCAGTGGCCGGTGCCACACTCGGTGAGCATGGATGAGGACGTACGTCTGAGGGACGTGACCGAGGCCGATCTGGAGCCGTTGTACGAGCAGCAGCTGGACGCGGAGGCGGTGCGGCGTTCGAGGTTTCCCTCCCGGGAGCGGGAGGCCTTCATGACCCACTGGGCCACGAAGATCCTCGGCGACAGCACCGTCTTCGTCCAGACGGTCACCGTCGACGGCGAGCCGGCCGGCTCCCTCGTCGCCTGGTGGGAAGGGCAGCGGCGCTACATCGGCTACTGGTTCGGCCGCCCCTACTGGGGCCGCGGCATCGGCACCCGAGCCCTCGCCCTCTTCCTGCGCGCCGAGAAGAACCGCCCCCTGTACGCCGACCCCTTCATCGGCAACACCGCCTCGGTACGCCTCCTGGAGAGGCACGGCTTCCACCACGCGGGAACCATCTACCACGGCGACAACGACCACGCCTTGCTCGTACTCGACGCATGACCGCCCCCGCGATCCCCCGCCCCCACGGCGCCCCCGGGCTTGGGCCACCGCCCGGTTTTTTCGCCCCCTCCGCCCCTACCCGTCCCGTCCCCGGGGGCTCCGCCCCCCAGACCCCCCGTATCGGCCTGAACGGCCTCGTCCTCAAACGCCGGACGGGCTGAAAAGCGCCCCCGCAGCCGCGAACGCACAGAAGGGGGCCGTGCCGCAGGCCCCACCCACCCGCAGCCGCGAACGCACGGGAGGGGGCCGTGCCGCAAGCTCCACGCACCCGCACCCGCACCCGCAGCCGCGAACGCACGGGAGGGGGCCGTGCCGCAAGCTCCACGCACCCGCACCCGCAGCCGCGAGCGCACGGGAGGGGGCCGTGCCGCAAGCTCCACGCACCCGCACCCGCACCCGCAGCCGCGAACGCACGGGAGGGGGCCGTGCCGCAAGCTCCACGCACCCGCAGCCGCGAACGCACGGAAGGGGCCGTGCCGGTACATCGAATGCCCGTCGCTTACGCCCGGATCTGGAAACGGCTCCCCACAACCCAACGTCTGATCCACCGGCGACGGGCGGATGTACCGGCACGGCCCCGACCCCCACCGACCCGCAGGCGCGGCCGCAGGCACCGCAGGCACCGCAGGCACCCGCAGGCACCGCAGGCACCCGCAGGCACCCGCACCACCCCGATCACCCCGGCCGATGATCCCCCGCACTCCCGTCGATCAGCTCCCGCACGATGTCCATGTGCCCCGCGTGCCGGGCCGTCTCCTCGATCATGCGGATCAGGACCCAGCGCAGCGAGACCGTCGTGCCGTTCCACGACGTGCCCAGGTCGTCGAGCGACAGCTCGGAGATGGTGCGGTCTGCGGCGGCGCGGGCACGGCCGTAGAACTCGACGATCCGGGCCGTCGTCTCGCCCTGCCCCGCGCTCATGTCCTCCGCACCGGCCGGGTCGAACCACAGCGGCTCGACCTCGCGCCCGAAGGTCGAGCAGAACCAGCCGTACTCGACGGACGCGAGGTGCTTCACCAGACCCAGCAGGTTGGTGCCCGACGGCGT harbors:
- a CDS encoding 2OG-Fe dioxygenase family protein, with the protein product MTTAVAHPVAVDAVNALAGPGGHLMPAAALSALVGVDTADWARFAAHWDELTLDTYMADGGTYRFRRYGQFELDPAADELTLLPHAPYRQESDINPLNGGIERVFDPLTDSFAGDPLLRSVLVELGRIFSAVDGTRSWNVKLHPYRISASADQKGQPAPEGRHRDGVTFITSLMIGRANVTGGESGVYTDEGEHLLTTTLSEPGDLLLGDDRRTLHSVTPVQPVDPELAAHRDVLVIAYTAR
- a CDS encoding DinB family protein, with protein sequence MTTNPGAVRVPYTGGEKESLHASLSRHRDAVLWKLEGLDDEQVRRVMTPSGTNLLGLVKHLASVEYGWFCSTFGREVEPLWFDPAGAEDMSAGQGETTARIVEFYGRARAAADRTISELSLDDLGTSWNGTTVSLRWVLIRMIEETARHAGHMDIVRELIDGSAGDHRPG
- a CDS encoding LuxR C-terminal-related transcriptional regulator, with translation MDARARAQELYRIALDDASWHPELLTEDRGWNGTEFAEALQLLGRLGLFVPSPDTSNGWTALSPDTALRNLLLEEEQHTGALLTAVQQTRSALAQVVADFQPVHARELSSIQMEVVTGAANVSAALEDASQRVEEEVLSLHPGRALPAGMIEAGFERDRLALGRGVRIRTIHLGSAAAVPHMAAYLRRLGGAGAQVRTTHTLPLRLIVVDRSLAIVPAPQPADGEIAAVVLRSETLVDVFRGVFEHCWAGASVLTDTAAGVEPGDGDGDWRPTGRHRELVRMLAGGLTDEAMARKLAVSERTVRRLVSELTERLGAASRFQAGVCAVRLGWLDD
- a CDS encoding dihydrofolate reductase family protein; the protein is MRKIILMMSVSLDGFIEGPNREIDWHVVDAELHRHFNREIREFGALLSGRVTYELMAGFWPTADKDPESTPEVVEFAGIWRNMPKVVFSRTLQRGEGHTTIVREVVPEEIRALKEQPGGNLGLGGADLAAAFMRHDLVDEFWVYVHPVLIGRGKPLFPEADALTRLRLIEARVFGNGVVQLRYERANAAES
- a CDS encoding DMT family transporter, yielding MSATAARRAWLTDLPVLLVAVVWGSSYLAAKGVTTTQTVLAVLVLRFAVVLPVLVVAGWRKLRALSNAQIRGAGVLGLILAGIFLLETYGVVHTSATNAGLIISLTMIFTPIAESRMRGTKLSRSFVTAAGLSVLGVLLLTQGAGFSEPSLGDLLMLGAAVARTVHVLAMSRMESVQAADALSMTTVQLGSAVAVFALLLAAPGTGGTPWAAAADFGTGDWLGLLYLSAFCTLFAFFVQMWAVRRTSPSRVSLLLGTEPVWAAVVGIALAGDRPGWVGLVGALLVLAGTAWGRTAAVPQQREAAVDRAKPAGSVVEPAEPDGADTGLEAAGRA
- a CDS encoding GNAT family N-acetyltransferase codes for the protein MDEDVRLRDVTEADLEPLYEQQLDAEAVRRSRFPSREREAFMTHWATKILGDSTVFVQTVTVDGEPAGSLVAWWEGQRRYIGYWFGRPYWGRGIGTRALALFLRAEKNRPLYADPFIGNTASVRLLERHGFHHAGTIYHGDNDHALLVLDA
- a CDS encoding pilus assembly protein TadG-related protein, whose amino-acid sequence is MTTHLSSDDRGQTLPIYIWLTGILLFAAFAFFAFAQAASARNGAQSAADAAALAAAQDARDELMEGLAGAIGNDDQWLDWLDGDLFKGAGATAAAELLAAENDSTVQGGAQPTTVNGFPGYRVAIETQYTVGDSIIPGTETKHAKAHATAVIEPRCTFAQDADPKKLVELDCGGDPVDIDPEDFNSDDLPDASVLFSVHLAE
- a CDS encoding argininosuccinate synthase-related protein, with translation MRPPLIRSFSQLEELDPDRPVVTLFSGGLDSSYLLLRLRRMGVREVHAVSVDIGEDESSAYKRQVAEALGATIHILDRREEFAARYVAPAIAAQAVYLGIHPVSSTLSRPLIAHSAVELARGLDAQAVLHTANRSQNTLRRLNGALRLLGYEGAFGSPYDLDPVTRDDKLVELRAAGIDLLAGRIVSGDSNLWCREFESGILDDPELHEVPNEMYAWSRPTAALGETDDLTVMFAQGLPVALDGEPLPLTDLVDRLNRRVGAYGLGRYSGLEHLDHGEKVLEIREMPAAWLLLSSYRHVESACLDAELIREKRHLEQVWTREALEGRWFGELRLTVQAFIDACASRTTGSVTWRLRTGGADTRSITAGRPLYLRDREAWEEHAINAESAPFDRTGALLAAA
- a CDS encoding LLM class flavin-dependent oxidoreductase, encoding MTGLGAVFRPQLPPERLRAMARVADDAGLEELWLWEDCFLEGGISAAAAALAWTERVRVGVGLLPVPLRNVAVTAMETATLHRLFPGRAIVGVGHGVQDWMGQVGARAESPVTLLREYLDALRALLRGERVTTDGRYVKLDGVALDWPPTGAPEVLAGATGPRTLRLSGEAADGTILTASTTPEGVRRARQLIDEGRQSAGRTDDHRVVVYLHTATGPDAAARLRAEIEANGEDPVPEHGAAGDAGAVAKAVQRLVDAGADTVILQPTADEPDPEGFVRFVAQEVRPLIP
- a CDS encoding OmpA family protein — translated: MALTPRATNTFAALAVLATLSLTGGPAHADDDPSAPPGSVTTSPPPKVDANSPGLKLADGATLAPAKVLDIKSVVEDLGGEERREDTNSDVTFALQAEVLFPKDSSKLNPDARSRIQAIADEIKAQNATTVRVFGFTDNLGSYAHGLTLSKKRAEAVHDQLAAALGSTDITFEVRGYSEDYPIADNTSEQGRRKNRRVEVTFPRGATSTSNAS